In uncultured Fibrobacter sp., the following are encoded in one genomic region:
- a CDS encoding exo-beta-N-acetylmuramidase NamZ domain-containing protein, protein MVSLALSHFEKVFPANLKGKRLGAVLHPASVLPDLHYTLDLLKEYDGKLFKLSALFGPQHGIKGHTQDNMIEWEGYTDPELGIPVYSLYGEHREPTAEMLSHVDMMLVDLQDVGARYYTFIWTLFLCMKACEKTGIPVIVVDRPNPINCVDEEGPVLDLNYTSFVGLHSIRTRHAKTIGELAVQFKEERFPKCELYVLGMEGYDKKMWYDQTGLPWILPSPNMPTLDTAIVYPGMCLFEATNVSEGRGTTRPFEIFGAPFIDAVKLCKYMNDLKLPGVYFRENYFQPTFHKGAGQICGGAQIHVLDRDKFRSFDMAVKLLQYIFNEYPKDFAWKQPPYEYEFKKLPIDILLGNGTFRKEFIESSI, encoded by the coding sequence ATGGTTTCACTAGCTCTTTCACATTTTGAAAAAGTTTTCCCCGCAAATCTCAAGGGCAAGCGCCTTGGCGCGGTCTTGCATCCTGCATCGGTTCTCCCGGATTTGCACTATACCCTCGATTTACTCAAAGAATACGACGGCAAACTGTTTAAGCTTTCAGCCCTTTTTGGTCCGCAGCACGGCATCAAGGGACACACCCAGGACAACATGATCGAATGGGAAGGTTATACCGACCCCGAACTGGGCATTCCCGTTTATAGCCTTTACGGCGAACACCGCGAACCCACTGCCGAAATGCTCAGCCACGTGGACATGATGCTCGTGGACTTGCAAGACGTGGGTGCTCGTTATTACACGTTTATCTGGACTCTGTTCCTTTGTATGAAAGCCTGCGAAAAGACCGGAATCCCCGTGATTGTGGTGGACCGTCCGAACCCCATCAACTGTGTCGATGAAGAAGGCCCTGTGCTGGATTTGAACTACACGAGTTTCGTGGGACTCCACAGCATTCGTACGCGTCATGCAAAGACCATTGGCGAACTTGCTGTCCAGTTCAAGGAAGAACGTTTCCCCAAGTGCGAACTCTACGTGCTCGGCATGGAAGGTTACGATAAAAAGATGTGGTACGATCAGACGGGACTTCCGTGGATTTTGCCGAGCCCGAACATGCCGACTCTCGATACCGCTATCGTTTACCCGGGTATGTGCCTGTTCGAAGCGACCAACGTGAGCGAAGGCCGCGGCACCACGCGTCCGTTCGAAATTTTCGGCGCTCCGTTTATCGATGCCGTTAAGCTTTGCAAGTACATGAACGACCTCAAGCTTCCGGGCGTGTATTTCCGCGAAAACTACTTCCAGCCCACCTTCCACAAGGGGGCTGGCCAAATCTGTGGCGGTGCGCAGATTCATGTGCTTGACCGCGACAAGTTCCGCAGCTTTGATATGGCCGTAAAGCTGTTGCAGTACATCTTTAACGAATATCCGAAGGATTTCGCCTGGAAACAGCCGCCATACGAATATGAATTCAAGAAGTTGCCCATTGACATTTTGCTCGGCAATGGCACGTTCCGCAAGGAATTTATCGAGAGTAGCATTTAA
- a CDS encoding single-stranded DNA-binding protein, which translates to MAYLNKVMLIGNIGKDPVISASATGRKRVSFSLATSRRYRDNNGEQKEQTDWHNIVGWGKIADTMETLGVHKGMTLYVEGSLTNRSWTDQTTGQKRYSTEVNLDTFQLLTPRGQNGGNFQGGNSYSQSNNFNQASAPAYDTPAPEGVDDDLPF; encoded by the coding sequence ATGGCTTATTTGAATAAAGTGATGCTTATCGGCAATATCGGCAAGGACCCCGTCATTAGCGCAAGCGCAACTGGTCGCAAGCGCGTATCGTTCTCCTTGGCCACCAGCCGTCGCTATCGTGATAACAATGGTGAACAGAAGGAACAGACTGACTGGCACAACATCGTAGGTTGGGGCAAAATCGCCGACACGATGGAAACCCTCGGCGTGCACAAGGGCATGACCCTTTACGTTGAAGGTTCTCTCACCAACCGCAGCTGGACCGACCAGACGACCGGTCAGAAGCGTTACAGCACCGAAGTCAACCTGGATACCTTCCAGCTTTTGACGCCGCGCGGCCAGAACGGCGGCAATTTCCAGGGAGGCAACTCCTACAGCCAGTCCAACAATTTTAACCAGGCTAGCGCGCCCGCTTACGATACTCCGGCACCGGAAGGCGTCGACGACGATCTGCCGTTCTAA
- a CDS encoding aspartate-semialdehyde dehydrogenase: MIRNVAIMGATGAVGQEILSILEERNFPLQSLKLLASERSAGKEFKFKGETLKCEVLNKDSFKGVDLVLSSAGAAISQEFAPIAVENGAVVVDNTSFFRMDPNVPLVVPEVNPEDIKLHKGIIANPNCTTIMMVVVLNPIEKISHIKKIHISSYQSASGAGAVAMEELKQQYKDILETGSTTHINKFPFQLAYNVIPQIDKMTENDYTKEEMKMFNETRKIMHSDVRTSATCVRVSSLRSHSESVWFETERPVSVEEIRNALKNAPGVTLKDDPQNYVYPMPLESAGKDNIFVGRIRKDLADENSNTLWLTGDQIRKGAALNAVQIGEILLKM; this comes from the coding sequence ATGATTCGCAACGTAGCCATTATGGGCGCAACTGGCGCCGTAGGCCAAGAAATCCTCTCCATCCTCGAAGAGCGCAATTTCCCGCTGCAGAGCTTGAAGCTCCTCGCTTCTGAACGCAGTGCCGGTAAGGAATTCAAGTTCAAGGGCGAAACTCTCAAGTGCGAAGTTCTGAACAAGGATTCTTTCAAGGGCGTTGACCTGGTGCTCAGCTCCGCTGGTGCCGCCATTTCTCAGGAATTTGCCCCGATCGCCGTCGAAAACGGTGCCGTGGTTGTCGACAACACGAGCTTCTTCCGTATGGATCCGAACGTTCCGCTGGTCGTTCCTGAAGTAAACCCGGAAGACATCAAGCTCCACAAGGGCATTATCGCCAACCCGAACTGCACGACCATCATGATGGTTGTGGTGCTCAACCCGATCGAAAAGATTTCCCACATCAAGAAGATCCACATTTCTTCTTACCAGAGCGCTAGCGGTGCAGGTGCCGTGGCCATGGAAGAACTCAAGCAGCAGTACAAGGATATCCTTGAAACCGGTTCTACCACCCACATCAACAAGTTCCCCTTCCAGCTCGCCTACAACGTGATTCCGCAGATCGACAAGATGACGGAAAACGACTACACGAAGGAAGAAATGAAGATGTTCAACGAAACGCGCAAGATTATGCACTCTGACGTTCGTACGAGCGCCACCTGCGTGCGCGTGAGCTCTCTCCGTTCTCACTCCGAATCCGTGTGGTTCGAAACTGAACGTCCGGTTTCTGTCGAAGAAATCCGCAACGCTCTCAAGAACGCTCCGGGCGTGACACTCAAGGACGATCCGCAGAACTATGTGTACCCGATGCCGCTCGAAAGCGCCGGTAAGGACAACATCTTCGTGGGCCGTATCCGTAAGGACCTCGCCGATGAAAACAGCAACACGCTGTGGCTCACCGGTGACCAGATCCGCAAGGGCGCCGCACTCAACGCTGTTCAAATCGGTGAGATTCTCTTGAAGATGTAA
- a CDS encoding aminopeptidase, with protein MTDPRITKLAENLINNAIALKQGENILIETTDTPDELSTELVKAVAKAGGNAFVHNYRGRVRREMIKSATIEQMKLQADLAMAEMQKMQAYIAIRGAENALENCDIDGRQMLNYRKINEDVLNYRVNKTRWCVLRWPNPSMAQGAKMSSEAFEDFYFEACLADYPKMAKAAQNLVDLMNRTDKVRLVANGTDLTFSIKDIPAIPCCGNMNIPDGEVYTAPVRNSVNGVIHYNTPTLYDGKYFSNIRLEFKDGKIVNATCESGDNVALNALFDTDEGGRYVGEFAIGFNPFVNAPMCDILFDEKIAGSIHFTPGRCYEEAPNGNISAIHWDLVLIMRPEYGGGEIWFDDKLIRKDGLFVIDELKCLNPDQLGK; from the coding sequence ATGACTGATCCTCGCATTACCAAATTAGCTGAAAATTTGATCAACAATGCCATTGCGCTTAAGCAGGGCGAAAACATTCTTATCGAAACGACGGATACTCCCGACGAACTTTCTACTGAACTTGTGAAGGCCGTCGCCAAGGCTGGTGGCAACGCTTTCGTGCATAATTATCGCGGTCGTGTGCGTCGCGAAATGATCAAGTCTGCAACCATTGAACAGATGAAGCTTCAGGCCGACCTCGCTATGGCCGAAATGCAGAAGATGCAGGCTTACATCGCCATTCGCGGTGCCGAAAACGCTCTTGAAAATTGCGACATCGATGGCCGCCAGATGCTCAATTACCGCAAGATTAACGAAGACGTGCTCAACTACCGCGTGAATAAGACGCGTTGGTGCGTGCTTCGCTGGCCGAACCCCTCCATGGCTCAGGGCGCCAAGATGAGTTCCGAGGCGTTCGAAGACTTCTACTTCGAAGCTTGCCTCGCAGACTATCCGAAGATGGCCAAGGCCGCGCAGAACCTCGTAGACCTCATGAACCGTACCGACAAGGTTCGCCTTGTGGCAAACGGAACCGATCTGACCTTCAGCATCAAGGACATTCCGGCAATCCCGTGCTGCGGCAACATGAACATCCCCGATGGCGAAGTCTATACCGCACCGGTGCGCAACAGCGTGAACGGCGTGATTCATTACAATACGCCGACCCTTTACGATGGCAAGTACTTCAGCAATATCCGCCTGGAATTCAAGGACGGCAAGATTGTGAACGCCACTTGCGAATCCGGCGACAACGTGGCTCTCAACGCCCTCTTCGATACAGACGAAGGTGGCCGCTATGTGGGTGAGTTCGCTATCGGTTTCAACCCGTTCGTGAACGCTCCCATGTGCGACATCCTGTTCGACGAAAAGATTGCCGGCTCTATCCACTTTACGCCGGGCCGCTGCTACGAAGAAGCCCCGAACGGCAACATCAGCGCCATCCATTGGGACCTAGTGCTCATCATGCGCCCGGAATACGGTGGCGGCGAAATCTGGTTCGACGACAAGCTTATCCGTAAGGACGGCTTGTTCGTGATTGACGAACTCAAGTGCCTGAACCCGGACCAGCTGGGAAAGTAA
- a CDS encoding AgmX/PglI C-terminal domain-containing protein: MTAVIQTPESFIASLLPDSDKKMVRIAGVSLLVAILLCFWAAAYEVIIDDSIYVDTPTTEITATMNIIDKKEEKKPDKKPERKPQNIQSKRPGTGGKPVGQGNPRAPLNRGVIHALEAQTANASAAAYDLIKQSFAKDIDKVLKNTNGLQVTGKTKIGEVRGKISDGFNQGMFAGGSGGIGDDISNLIGGSAGAISTKSMGNARAPKENEIEWGSGPASRSATDIMKVVRQRTPGLRHIYNKHLKKKPGFQGKVTLKFTIAPGGEIISILLVSSTTDYSEFDNEIKKTVGRWTFSKVKSGNTTVTIPFTFTE, encoded by the coding sequence ATGACAGCAGTAATCCAAACACCGGAATCGTTCATCGCTTCCTTGTTGCCGGATTCCGACAAAAAGATGGTGCGCATTGCAGGCGTATCGCTTTTGGTCGCGATTCTCTTGTGCTTCTGGGCGGCGGCGTACGAGGTGATCATTGACGATTCCATTTATGTGGATACGCCAACCACCGAAATAACGGCAACCATGAACATCATCGACAAAAAGGAGGAAAAAAAGCCCGACAAGAAACCAGAACGAAAACCACAAAATATCCAAAGCAAAAGGCCTGGTACTGGTGGGAAACCCGTAGGGCAAGGAAACCCTCGAGCCCCGCTTAACCGTGGCGTTATCCATGCGCTAGAAGCACAAACTGCAAATGCTTCGGCCGCGGCTTATGACTTGATTAAGCAAAGCTTTGCCAAGGATATCGACAAGGTCCTCAAGAATACGAATGGCTTGCAGGTCACTGGTAAAACAAAAATTGGCGAAGTCCGTGGAAAAATTTCCGACGGCTTTAACCAAGGCATGTTTGCTGGTGGCAGTGGCGGTATCGGCGACGATATCTCCAACTTGATTGGAGGATCAGCAGGTGCCATTTCGACCAAGTCAATGGGAAATGCAAGGGCTCCCAAGGAAAATGAAATCGAATGGGGCTCCGGGCCAGCATCCCGCTCTGCAACCGATATCATGAAGGTCGTTCGTCAGCGCACTCCGGGACTACGGCATATCTACAATAAACATCTCAAAAAGAAGCCGGGGTTCCAAGGAAAGGTCACGCTCAAGTTCACGATTGCGCCGGGTGGCGAAATCATCAGCATTTTGCTGGTGTCGTCCACGACGGATTACAGCGAATTCGACAATGAAATCAAGAAAACTGTCGGTCGCTGGACGTTCAGCAAGGTGAAATCGGGCAATACCACGGTGACAATCCCGTTTACCTTTACGGAATAA
- the alr gene encoding alanine racemase — translation MKLLATPPDLNKIARPNWIEINLDALCNNIQFIRSQIPANTKILLPVKADSYGHGSLACSFAAKFGGADYLGVAHISEGMLLRQYGMDLPILVLGPCTPADFAYFVEFQLTAAITDIRTAMAFDQFLRDTGTTCKAHLAIDTGMNRYGFDAEDFNNVRAALSLKNLHFEGMFTHLATADMPGNPKTEIQIQRFTRLVDVLEAEGLRPEICHCSSSAGTLTHPESHFDMVRPGLALYGYNCMGAAPSPWPIKPVMRIKSTIRHIHDVKPGETVSYGGYWMAQQPTRIATIAIGYGDGYLRGEYNKGFVFIRGQLCPILGRVCMDATMVDVSHIPDVQVGETVDVVNGELDFRISMESVADDHHTIPYELTSRVARRLYRKYYWKNRLVRWDYLRKEFGVKDFKEYPLR, via the coding sequence ATGAAACTTTTAGCGACTCCTCCCGATTTAAATAAGATAGCGCGCCCGAACTGGATTGAAATCAACTTAGACGCTCTCTGCAACAACATTCAATTTATCAGAAGCCAGATTCCGGCAAATACGAAGATTCTTTTGCCCGTCAAGGCTGACTCCTACGGCCACGGAAGCCTCGCCTGCTCCTTTGCCGCAAAATTCGGCGGTGCCGACTACCTGGGCGTCGCCCACATTAGCGAAGGCATGCTGCTTCGCCAGTATGGCATGGACTTGCCCATTCTGGTTCTTGGCCCCTGCACCCCGGCGGACTTCGCCTACTTTGTCGAATTCCAGCTGACCGCGGCCATCACAGACATTCGTACCGCCATGGCATTCGACCAGTTCCTGCGCGACACAGGAACCACCTGCAAGGCCCACCTCGCCATCGATACCGGCATGAACCGCTACGGTTTTGACGCCGAAGACTTTAACAATGTTCGCGCGGCCTTAAGCCTCAAGAACCTGCACTTCGAAGGCATGTTCACCCACTTGGCTACCGCCGATATGCCGGGGAACCCGAAGACCGAAATTCAGATCCAGCGCTTTACGCGCCTGGTCGACGTTCTTGAAGCCGAAGGACTTCGCCCCGAGATTTGCCACTGTTCTAGTTCTGCAGGCACACTCACCCACCCCGAAAGTCACTTTGACATGGTGCGCCCGGGCCTTGCCCTTTACGGCTACAACTGCATGGGTGCAGCACCTTCTCCATGGCCGATCAAGCCCGTCATGAGAATCAAGTCTACCATTCGCCACATCCACGACGTAAAGCCCGGCGAAACCGTGAGCTACGGCGGTTACTGGATGGCCCAGCAGCCGACCCGCATTGCAACGATTGCCATCGGTTACGGCGACGGTTACCTGCGCGGCGAATACAACAAGGGTTTCGTGTTCATTCGCGGACAGCTCTGTCCGATTCTTGGCCGCGTATGTATGGACGCCACCATGGTCGACGTGAGCCACATTCCTGATGTGCAAGTCGGCGAAACTGTCGACGTCGTCAACGGCGAACTGGACTTCCGCATTTCGATGGAAAGCGTGGCCGATGATCACCACACGATTCCGTACGAATTAACAAGCCGCGTCGCACGCCGCCTGTACCGCAAGTATTACTGGAAGAACCGCCTAGTCCGCTGGGATTACCTGCGCAAGGAATTCGGCGTCAAGGACTTCAAGGAATACCCGCTGCGATAG
- a CDS encoding RluA family pseudouridine synthase, whose protein sequence is MNYIVEEKHSGERIDKFLVGVMENVSRTDVQKLIAAGEVKVGGVVSPKNFRVETGMVVVVDKIPEKEASTLEPENIPLDIVYEDDDIVVLNKPRNLVVHPGNGVQNGTLAAGLLYHFKENLSAVNGPLRPGIVHRLDKDTPGLMVVAKNDAAHRHLAHQLETRTLHRTYNALVWGHPRDLEGTIDAPIGRNPKNRLKMAVVSDGKPSRTHFVAKKFFAFATLLELQLESGRTHQIRVHSRYMGHPVVGDPLYDGRDGCLNRVTPLMKDIAAKVLEIAPAQLLQAVKIELIHPTTGKKMKFKVPLEKPFEQVLKLLKKECPADAPVFDEDEGFRDFDPEMRYFEEEEEIDDGEPLALFPEEVAPYKERKTRAQRFAERAANAANRKAKAAERKRIKQEKAARKRGIAPEDFVQPGYEPTIDPDLL, encoded by the coding sequence ATGAACTATATCGTTGAAGAAAAACATTCGGGCGAACGCATCGACAAGTTCCTTGTGGGTGTCATGGAAAACGTGTCCCGCACGGACGTCCAGAAGTTGATTGCTGCCGGTGAAGTCAAGGTTGGCGGGGTAGTCTCGCCCAAGAATTTCCGTGTCGAAACGGGCATGGTCGTGGTGGTCGACAAGATTCCCGAAAAAGAAGCAAGTACGCTTGAACCCGAAAATATTCCGCTCGACATCGTTTATGAAGACGACGATATCGTGGTCTTGAACAAGCCGCGCAATCTGGTGGTGCACCCGGGTAACGGCGTGCAGAACGGCACGCTTGCCGCAGGCCTTCTGTATCACTTTAAAGAAAATTTGTCTGCAGTGAACGGCCCGTTACGCCCGGGCATTGTCCATCGACTGGACAAGGATACACCAGGGCTTATGGTGGTGGCGAAGAACGACGCTGCCCACAGGCATTTGGCTCACCAGCTGGAGACCCGCACGCTGCACCGCACCTATAATGCCCTGGTGTGGGGGCATCCCCGCGACTTGGAAGGTACAATCGATGCCCCCATCGGACGTAACCCCAAGAATCGCTTGAAGATGGCGGTCGTAAGCGATGGCAAACCCTCCCGCACGCATTTTGTGGCCAAGAAGTTCTTTGCGTTTGCAACGCTTCTGGAATTGCAGCTTGAATCGGGCCGTACGCACCAGATTCGCGTGCATAGCCGCTACATGGGTCACCCGGTCGTGGGCGATCCGCTGTACGATGGCCGTGATGGCTGCTTGAACCGCGTGACTCCTTTGATGAAGGACATTGCGGCAAAGGTCTTGGAAATTGCTCCGGCTCAGCTCCTGCAGGCCGTGAAAATTGAACTGATTCACCCGACCACGGGCAAAAAGATGAAGTTCAAGGTCCCGCTTGAAAAGCCTTTCGAACAAGTTCTTAAACTCCTCAAAAAAGAATGCCCGGCAGACGCGCCCGTATTCGACGAAGACGAAGGTTTCCGCGATTTCGACCCCGAAATGCGTTATTTCGAAGAAGAGGAAGAAATCGACGATGGCGAACCGCTGGCTCTCTTCCCTGAAGAAGTTGCACCTTACAAAGAACGTAAAACTCGTGCCCAGCGCTTTGCCGAGCGCGCCGCTAATGCCGCTAACCGCAAGGCTAAGGCTGCGGAACGCAAGCGTATCAAGCAAGAAAAGGCTGCGCGCAAGCGTGGCATTGCTCCCGAAGACTTCGTTCAGCCGGGTTACGAACCGACAATCGACCCGGACCTGCTTTAA
- the lspA gene encoding signal peptidase II, producing the protein MKFYNKWPFHLGLIVFSIVADQLTKLWALVRFTNETGAPNHDTINIIGELVRFQLVFNKGAAFSSRPQDLMPFLPPWLFFLMISIVATIVLLWFYKSIDKRDWMSRLGVVMILGGAVGNFIDRMRLQMVVDFIDCDFPDFIMTRFPTFNVADSFVTVGVAIVILSPVILRELHKQIKEEKEKKNAVDETPKPENEKGAEE; encoded by the coding sequence ATGAAGTTTTATAATAAATGGCCGTTTCACCTGGGCTTGATTGTTTTTAGCATTGTGGCTGACCAGCTGACAAAGCTGTGGGCTCTCGTTCGCTTTACGAACGAAACGGGCGCTCCGAACCACGATACGATCAATATCATCGGTGAATTGGTTCGTTTTCAGTTGGTGTTCAACAAGGGTGCCGCTTTCAGTAGCCGTCCGCAAGACTTGATGCCCTTCTTGCCGCCTTGGCTGTTCTTTTTGATGATTTCGATTGTCGCGACGATTGTGCTTTTGTGGTTCTACAAGTCCATCGACAAGCGCGATTGGATGAGTCGCCTTGGCGTGGTGATGATTCTCGGTGGTGCCGTGGGCAACTTTATCGACCGCATGCGTTTGCAGATGGTGGTGGATTTTATCGATTGCGACTTCCCGGACTTTATCATGACCCGTTTCCCGACATTCAATGTTGCGGATTCCTTTGTCACTGTCGGCGTTGCCATTGTGATTCTTTCTCCCGTGATTTTGCGTGAACTGCACAAGCAGATCAAAGAAGAAAAAGAAAAGAAGAATGCCGTAGATGAAACACCGAAACCCGAGAACGAAAAAGGTGCGGAAGAATAA
- a CDS encoding squalene/phytoene synthase family protein yields the protein MSNILDSIGVGENVLDGRAAWKYAEEILLQVSRTFALNINVLKGKLHKSILLAYLYLRIADTVEDDPDMKASEKEVILGKFAEIFKTAELSDELIAAFEQSLPESWRKSEHPYMNLCLHTHVVVPLLREMPETYAAPVRAVTIEMCHGMAKFALRQEAALSSGWFTLESVADLDEYCYYVAGIVGKLLTNLFVADTCLIGETRKAEMQKLDVSFGLALQVANIVKDCVEDSGRRVCFVPEEICRKHGFAHSYEMFEAPADASARADFDKRRAAVMGELVQKAWGHLDDAIAYTKLIPNVKMRTRLFCLWPLFMAAENMKLIGNGSSLFASEKKVKITRDTVKRIIKQTTLHFYSDSWIENSYNKLKQER from the coding sequence ATGTCAAATATTCTTGATTCAATCGGAGTCGGTGAAAACGTCTTGGACGGTCGCGCCGCATGGAAGTATGCCGAAGAAATCCTTCTGCAGGTTTCTAGAACGTTTGCGCTCAATATCAACGTTCTTAAGGGAAAGCTTCACAAGAGTATTTTGCTTGCCTACCTTTACCTGCGCATTGCAGACACGGTCGAAGACGATCCCGACATGAAGGCTTCTGAAAAAGAAGTCATTTTGGGAAAGTTTGCCGAAATCTTCAAGACGGCGGAACTCTCTGATGAATTGATTGCGGCCTTTGAACAGTCGCTGCCCGAAAGTTGGCGCAAGTCCGAACACCCGTACATGAATCTTTGCCTGCACACCCATGTGGTGGTGCCCCTGTTGCGCGAAATGCCCGAAACCTATGCGGCTCCCGTGCGTGCGGTAACGATTGAAATGTGTCATGGCATGGCGAAGTTTGCGCTTAGGCAAGAGGCAGCGCTCAGTTCTGGCTGGTTTACGCTCGAAAGTGTGGCCGACCTCGATGAATACTGCTACTATGTGGCTGGCATTGTCGGCAAGCTTTTGACGAATCTCTTTGTGGCCGATACTTGCCTCATCGGCGAAACCCGCAAGGCCGAAATGCAGAAGCTCGACGTGAGCTTTGGGCTTGCGCTTCAGGTGGCAAACATCGTGAAGGACTGTGTCGAAGATTCCGGCCGCAGGGTCTGTTTTGTTCCTGAAGAAATTTGCCGCAAGCATGGCTTCGCGCATTCCTATGAAATGTTCGAGGCTCCGGCAGATGCTAGTGCCCGCGCAGACTTTGACAAGCGTCGCGCCGCAGTGATGGGCGAGCTTGTGCAAAAGGCTTGGGGCCACTTGGATGACGCCATTGCCTACACCAAGCTCATTCCGAACGTCAAGATGCGTACAAGGCTGTTCTGCCTGTGGCCGCTCTTTATGGCCGCCGAAAACATGAAGTTGATTGGCAATGGCTCTAGCCTTTTTGCCTCCGAAAAGAAGGTGAAGATTACTCGCGACACCGTCAAGCGAATCATTAAGCAGACGACGTTGCATTTCTATTCGGATTCTTGGATCGAGAATTCTTACAATAAGTTGAAACAGGAAAGATAA
- the dnaA gene encoding chromosomal replication initiator protein DnaA, which produces MAYLLIDFCSPLVEEEEMQAEWERCLNYLRGMLSDTVYKTYFAQTKLTSLTTGHAVVTVPPGLDTAVYSAYKELIRLAWREVTHDESAIEFEFQQQEAVTQAAPAGNNSFRDFLKPSIPLSGSFRFENFVPGDKAQLAFNAALAVARNPDGTQYNPLFIYGSSGLGKTHLLQAIGNYILEEDPTKRVCYLTSEDFSQQYMKCLREQRITEMSDFYRNEVDILLIDDIQNWTGKYETQNEFFLIFNALHQAGKQIVLTSDAPAAEVKNLSDRLVSRFAWGLTVDIQPPDVETREAILHKKAEERHLEISDDVLHYLAENIASNVRCLESAIIKLTLQSSLMHHDIDMSIAQKVVAEIAPTLRRRVSLDAVLHTVSKHYEVPEAKLTESGRGTKEISKARQVAMYLMRECSPISLQSIGSRFGGKDHSTVVHAIKSIKKEMETDPSFARLIESLKNSIHD; this is translated from the coding sequence ATGGCCTACCTGTTGATAGATTTTTGTTCGCCTTTAGTGGAAGAGGAAGAAATGCAAGCCGAATGGGAAAGATGTTTGAACTACCTCCGTGGGATGCTTTCAGACACGGTTTATAAGACATATTTTGCGCAGACCAAGCTCACAAGCCTTACTACTGGTCATGCCGTCGTTACCGTTCCGCCCGGACTGGATACCGCCGTCTATTCTGCTTACAAGGAACTCATCCGCCTCGCCTGGCGCGAAGTCACGCACGACGAATCTGCAATTGAATTTGAATTCCAACAGCAAGAAGCTGTGACGCAGGCAGCCCCTGCAGGCAACAACAGCTTCCGCGATTTTTTAAAGCCAAGCATTCCGCTTTCGGGCTCTTTCCGCTTTGAAAACTTTGTGCCGGGCGACAAGGCCCAGCTCGCCTTCAATGCAGCCCTTGCAGTCGCTCGCAACCCCGATGGTACGCAGTACAACCCGCTCTTTATTTACGGTTCTTCGGGCCTTGGCAAGACTCACCTTTTGCAGGCTATCGGTAACTACATTCTCGAAGAAGACCCGACCAAGCGCGTGTGCTACCTGACCTCTGAAGATTTTTCGCAGCAGTACATGAAGTGCCTGCGCGAACAGCGCATCACCGAAATGTCCGACTTCTACCGCAACGAAGTCGATATCTTGCTGATTGACGACATCCAGAACTGGACCGGCAAGTACGAAACCCAGAACGAATTCTTCTTGATCTTTAACGCCCTGCACCAGGCCGGCAAGCAGATTGTACTGACCTCTGATGCACCGGCTGCCGAAGTCAAGAACTTGTCTGACCGCTTGGTCAGCCGTTTCGCTTGGGGTCTCACGGTCGACATCCAGCCGCCTGACGTAGAAACCCGCGAAGCCATTTTACACAAGAAGGCCGAAGAACGCCACCTGGAAATCAGCGACGACGTTCTGCACTACCTTGCCGAAAACATCGCAAGCAACGTGCGCTGCCTCGAAAGCGCTATCATCAAGCTCACCTTGCAGTCGAGCCTGATGCACCACGACATCGACATGAGCATTGCCCAGAAGGTGGTCGCCGAAATTGCGCCGACGCTCCGCCGCCGCGTAAGCCTCGACGCCGTGCTCCACACTGTTTCGAAGCACTACGAAGTGCCCGAAGCCAAGCTCACCGAATCGGGTCGTGGCACCAAGGAAATTTCGAAGGCCCGTCAGGTCGCCATGTACCTGATGCGCGAATGCTCCCCCATCAGTTTGCAGAGCATCGGTTCCCGCTTTGGCGGCAAGGACCACTCCACCGTGGTTCACGCCATCAAGAGCATCAAGAAGGAAATGGAAACTGACCCGAGCTTTGCACGACTCATCGAAAGCCTGAAGAACTCGATTCACGACTAA